The following proteins come from a genomic window of Aptenodytes patagonicus chromosome 21, bAptPat1.pri.cur, whole genome shotgun sequence:
- the DNALI1 gene encoding axonemal dynein light intermediate polypeptide 1 has product MIPPPDSLLRYSPPALVSRRTEKRSPGGRPPKGTPPPPGPVPPPPRTAAAAEAAKQPQEILNAILPPREWEEENQRWVQEVSSAPSTRLDVVRLQEQLDLRLQQRQARETGICPVRRELYSQCFDELIRETTINCAERGLLLLRVRDEIQMTIAAYQTLYESSVAFGMRKALQAEQDKSDMEKRIAELEEEKRELERQVSEQKDKCEAIEIRENERRQIEEKKHTEEVQFLKRMNQQLKAQLENIIAPNK; this is encoded by the exons ATGATCCCGCCGCCGGACTCGCTGCTGCGGTACAGCCCGCCGGCGCTCGTCAGCCGCCGCACGGAGAAGCGCTCCCCcggg GGCCGCCCGCCGAAggggaccccgccgccgccggggcccgtCCCGCCGCCACCCCGGACGGCGGCCGCCGCTGAGGCCGCGAAGCAGCCGCAGGAGATCCTCAACGCCATCCTGCCGCCGCG ggagtgggaggaggagaacCAGCGGTGGGTGCAGGAGGTGTCCAGCGCGCCCAGCACCCGCCTGGACGTCGTCCgcctgcaggagcagctggaCCTGcggctgcagcagaggcaggcacGGGAGACCGGCATCTGCCCCGTGCGCAGGGAGCTCTACTCGCAGTGCTTCG ATGAATTGATCCGTGAAACTACAATTAACTGTGCAGAGCGAGGACTGTTGCTGCTTCGAGTCAGGGATGAAATCCAAATGACAATTGCTGCTTATCAGACGTTGTACGAGAGCAGTGTTGCGTTTGGCATGCGGAAGGCACTACAAGCTGAGCAAGACAAATCTGACATGGAAAAAAGA ATTGCAGAGCTAGAAGAGGAAAAGCGGGAGTTGGAAAGACAAGTGAGTGAACAGAAAGATAAATGTGAAGCTATTGAAATACGTGAAAATGAAAGGCGACAGatagaagagaagaaacacaCTGAGGAGGTTCAGTTCCTGAAACGAATGAATCAACAGCTGAAG GCCCAACTTGAAAACATCATTGCACCAAAtaagtag